The genomic window CCATAGATTTTTTGCAACGAAAGCATTTTGCGATATAATGGGACTATGTCATATATTATCGTAGGACTCGGCAATCCGGGCAAAGAGTATGAGGAGACACGACATAACACAGGTCGCATTGTTTTGGAGTATTTCAGAAAAAAGAACGATTTTCCCGATTGGCGCGCGGATAAAAAAACTCGCGCGCTCATCTCGGAAGGGAAGGTGGGCAAGGAGAAAGTGCTTCTTCTCATGCCTGAAACGTTCATGAATAATTCCGGCAAAAGCCTCTTGCCGCTCGTCACGAGCAAAAAAAAGGCGGAGCAACTTATTGTAATCTATGACGATCTTGACCTGCCGGTTGGGACGTTCAAACTTTCATTTGACCGTGGTTCGGGCGGGCACAAGGGGATTGAATCCATAGCACGCAGTATAAAGACGAAAGGATTTGT from Patescibacteria group bacterium includes these protein-coding regions:
- the pth gene encoding aminoacyl-tRNA hydrolase, encoding MSYIIVGLGNPGKEYEETRHNTGRIVLEYFRKKNDFPDWRADKKTRALISEGKVGKEKVLLLMPETFMNNSGKSLLPLVTSKKKAEQLIVIYDDLDLPVGTFKLSFDRGSGGHKGIESIARSIKTKGFVRIRVGISPKTASGKLKKPQGEEQVVRFILKNFTPDEFQELKKLSKKTNEAIEAITTEGRLIAMNKFN